One Chryseobacterium indoltheticum DNA segment encodes these proteins:
- the yajC gene encoding preprotein translocase subunit YajC encodes MLTLFLQAPAQGNSTTMLMMMGVMVVGFYFLMIRPQMKKQKQEKKFQEELKVGSRVVLTSGLHGRIAQIQEDGVVIETLSGKLKFEKAAISREFTDNRFGEKATKAADKKEVIETEKK; translated from the coding sequence ATGTTAACATTATTTTTACAAGCACCTGCACAGGGAAATTCAACTACCATGTTGATGATGATGGGGGTGATGGTTGTCGGATTTTATTTTCTGATGATCAGACCACAGATGAAGAAGCAGAAGCAGGAGAAAAAATTTCAGGAAGAGCTGAAAGTGGGAAGCAGAGTAGTGCTTACTTCTGGTCTTCACGGAAGAATAGCTCAGATTCAGGAAGACGGAGTAGTTATTGAAACTCTTTCCGGGAAACTGAAATTTGAAAAAGCAGCGATCTCAAGAGAGTTTACTGATAACCGTTTCGGTGAAAAAGCAACGAAAGCTGCTGACAAAAAAGAAGTTATCGAAACTGAAAAGAAATAA
- a CDS encoding SDR family NAD(P)-dependent oxidoreductase, whose protein sequence is MNQNKTVLILGANSDVAKQCIIQYVAKGFSVIAASRNTNSLENFVLQNNLNLKVSVLYFDASDFDSHQKFYDELPTKPYIVIYAAGFLVDNEKALSNFQGAQQMMTVNYMGAVSVLNIIAMDQSNKNLERIIGLSSLSGVRGRKSNFVYGSTKAAFTTYLAGLRQELAQRNIKVNVLVSGYINTKINAGLDLNKNLLMEPDYVAKHIVNAGNSFTIVPNFKWKLIYIILKILPESLVAKLP, encoded by the coding sequence ATGAATCAAAACAAAACCGTTCTCATTCTCGGAGCCAATTCCGATGTTGCCAAACAATGCATTATACAATATGTAGCGAAAGGATTTTCTGTTATTGCCGCTTCCAGAAACACCAATTCTTTAGAAAATTTTGTTCTGCAAAATAATCTTAATTTAAAAGTTTCTGTTTTATATTTTGATGCTTCAGACTTTGATTCACATCAGAAATTTTATGATGAACTTCCAACAAAGCCTTACATTGTAATTTACGCAGCAGGATTTTTAGTTGATAATGAAAAAGCTTTAAGCAATTTCCAAGGAGCTCAACAAATGATGACAGTCAATTATATGGGAGCCGTTTCTGTATTAAATATAATTGCAATGGATCAAAGCAATAAAAATTTAGAGAGAATAATCGGATTATCTTCTCTTTCCGGAGTGAGAGGTCGCAAAAGTAATTTCGTTTACGGAAGTACAAAAGCGGCTTTCACGACTTATTTGGCTGGTTTAAGGCAGGAATTAGCGCAGAGAAACATAAAGGTCAACGTTTTGGTAAGTGGATATATTAATACAAAAATCAATGCTGGCTTAGACCTCAATAAAAACCTTCTGATGGAACCTGATTATGTTGCAAAACATATCGTGAATGCAGGGAATTCTTTCACGATTGTTCCAAACTTTAAATGGAAACTGATTTACATTATTTTGAAAATATTGCCGGAAAGCTTGGTGGCGAAATTACCGTAG
- the nusB gene encoding transcription antitermination factor NusB has translation MLGRRQIREKVVETVYSYYQNPIKFDVLEKNMFSGIEKIYNLYIFQLNFLVGLKDLAENQMEIGKNKYFKTDSDVNPNQKFINNQVLKKLEENPERLYFTGQHKDLKWDLHDDMLVKTFQRMTAGKRYQDFMKEDGYSFEDDQKFIGKLFLRYIAENEDFHDYISDRELTWSDDIHIANSMVQKTIGFMKENEESRTLIKMVKDDEDKNFAGKLLRDTLNNWEANEKKLSERLENWDLERIALMDKVILTTAISELDNFPFTPSRVIINEYIEIAKVFATDRSNIFINGILDKYCKDLNRI, from the coding sequence ATGTTAGGAAGAAGACAAATCCGTGAAAAAGTAGTAGAAACCGTGTATTCGTACTACCAAAATCCGATAAAATTTGATGTGTTAGAAAAAAACATGTTTTCGGGAATAGAGAAAATCTATAATCTCTATATTTTTCAGTTGAATTTTTTGGTTGGTCTGAAAGATCTTGCAGAAAATCAGATGGAAATTGGTAAGAATAAATACTTTAAAACTGATTCAGATGTCAATCCCAATCAAAAATTTATCAATAATCAGGTTTTAAAAAAGCTTGAGGAAAATCCTGAGAGATTGTATTTCACGGGTCAGCATAAAGATTTGAAGTGGGACTTGCATGATGATATGTTGGTGAAAACTTTCCAACGTATGACAGCAGGAAAGCGTTATCAGGATTTTATGAAGGAAGATGGATATTCTTTTGAAGATGACCAGAAATTTATAGGGAAATTATTTTTAAGATATATTGCCGAAAACGAAGATTTTCATGATTATATCAGCGATAGAGAATTGACGTGGTCAGACGATATTCATATTGCAAACTCAATGGTGCAGAAGACCATTGGTTTTATGAAGGAGAATGAAGAAAGCCGTACTTTGATTAAAATGGTTAAAGATGATGAAGACAAAAATTTTGCAGGCAAACTTCTGAGAGATACTTTAAATAACTGGGAAGCCAATGAGAAAAAGCTTTCTGAACGTCTTGAAAACTGGGATTTGGAAAGAATAGCATTGATGGACAAAGTTATTTTAACGACTGCTATTTCGGAACTTGACAATTTTCCTTTTACACCTTCAAGAGTTATTATTAATGAATATATTGAGATTGCAAAAGTATTTGCTACAGATCGTTCCAACATATTCATCAACGGAATTTTAGATAAATATTGTAAAGACTTAAATAGAATATAA
- the recQ gene encoding DNA helicase RecQ, translating into MKSPLEILQKYFGYDNFRLEQANAIENVISKKDTFVLMPTGGGKSLCYQIPALVLEGTAIVISPLIALMKDQVDALRVNGILASYINSSMSFFEQNETLNQLKNGKLKLLYVAPEKLSSENGAFLEMLREINISMFAVDEAHCVSHWGHDFRPDYLFLNGLKKQFPKIPVIALTASADEITRKDIIKQLNLQNPLVLISSFDRANIKYFVQSKQSVLQNIIQYLNEHPDDSGIIYCLSRKGTEELSKKLKENGINSAFYHAGISSLERAEVQENFLKDKTRVMVATIAFGMGIDKSNVRFVMHADLPKNLESYYQETGRAGRDGLPSEAILFYSSADVMKLKKFAMIEGNQEQSELMLQKLKQMSDFAEMQKCRRQYLMEYFGEKHDGNCNACDFCLSEFENWEATTDAQKLLSAVFRLKERYGKNLIIDFLRGSRSVKITDYMQTLPTYGIGNNHDKSYWQNLVTQLLINGFLSESNEDFSVLKLNEESKLVLFKNKKVIFRKVKEKAKAVNVDVVETHYSTSTIDKNPDLFLDLKSLRREIAERENVPPYVIFSDATLLELSAYLPHTKEELNEISGFGAFKIEKYGENLLKLIHNYCEIHNLTSRISEKKPKKKTATKNTNKSPAGTFTTTFQMFKAGNNIEEIAKIRNLTIPTIQNHLVNFIKVGTIKPIELMDISKLQPIIDIAKRQSIQSLKAIKEEIGEDFSYFEINIAVAYHQSQK; encoded by the coding sequence ATGAAATCTCCTTTAGAAATACTTCAAAAGTATTTTGGCTACGATAATTTCCGCCTCGAACAAGCGAACGCCATTGAAAATGTAATAAGTAAGAAAGACACTTTTGTCCTGATGCCGACCGGCGGTGGAAAATCGCTCTGTTATCAAATTCCGGCTTTGGTTTTGGAAGGAACAGCAATTGTTATTTCTCCTCTTATTGCTTTGATGAAAGATCAGGTTGATGCATTGCGCGTGAACGGAATTTTAGCTTCGTACATCAATTCTTCGATGTCATTTTTTGAGCAAAATGAAACTTTAAATCAATTAAAAAACGGAAAACTCAAACTTTTATACGTTGCTCCCGAAAAATTAAGTTCGGAAAATGGAGCGTTTTTAGAAATGCTCAGGGAGATCAATATTTCCATGTTTGCGGTAGATGAAGCGCATTGTGTCTCGCATTGGGGTCATGATTTCCGTCCGGATTATTTATTTTTAAACGGATTAAAAAAGCAATTCCCAAAGATTCCTGTCATCGCATTAACGGCAAGTGCCGACGAAATCACTCGGAAAGACATCATCAAACAACTGAATCTTCAAAATCCATTGGTTTTGATCTCTTCTTTTGACAGAGCCAATATCAAATATTTCGTTCAGTCGAAGCAATCTGTTCTGCAGAATATTATTCAATATCTTAACGAACATCCGGACGATTCGGGAATTATCTACTGTTTGTCGAGAAAAGGCACGGAAGAATTGTCTAAAAAGCTGAAGGAAAACGGCATCAATTCCGCTTTTTATCACGCAGGAATTTCATCATTGGAAAGAGCGGAAGTTCAGGAAAATTTTCTAAAGGACAAAACCCGGGTGATGGTGGCTACCATTGCTTTTGGAATGGGAATCGACAAGAGCAATGTCCGTTTTGTGATGCACGCAGATCTACCCAAAAATCTCGAAAGTTATTACCAGGAAACGGGAAGAGCCGGAAGAGATGGTTTGCCGAGTGAAGCCATTTTATTTTACTCTTCCGCCGATGTAATGAAGCTGAAAAAATTTGCAATGATAGAAGGTAATCAGGAACAATCTGAGCTGATGTTGCAAAAGCTGAAACAAATGTCCGACTTTGCCGAAATGCAAAAATGCCGAAGACAATATCTCATGGAATATTTCGGTGAAAAACATGATGGAAACTGTAATGCATGTGATTTTTGCCTTAGTGAATTTGAGAATTGGGAAGCAACAACAGATGCTCAAAAATTATTGAGTGCAGTTTTCAGGTTAAAAGAACGATACGGAAAAAATTTAATTATTGATTTTCTGCGAGGCTCCAGAAGTGTAAAAATCACAGACTATATGCAGACTTTGCCCACTTATGGAATTGGAAATAATCACGATAAAAGTTATTGGCAAAATTTGGTTACTCAACTTCTTATTAATGGTTTTTTGAGTGAATCGAATGAAGACTTTTCGGTTTTAAAACTAAATGAAGAAAGCAAACTGGTTTTATTTAAGAATAAAAAAGTCATCTTCAGAAAAGTAAAAGAAAAAGCCAAAGCTGTGAATGTTGATGTAGTAGAGACACATTATTCGACTTCTACAATCGACAAAAATCCAGATTTATTTTTGGATTTAAAAAGCTTGAGACGAGAAATTGCCGAACGAGAAAATGTTCCGCCTTATGTTATTTTTTCGGATGCAACATTACTAGAACTTTCAGCTTATCTTCCTCACACAAAAGAAGAACTTAATGAAATAAGTGGTTTCGGAGCTTTTAAAATCGAAAAATATGGCGAGAATCTTCTGAAATTAATTCACAATTATTGTGAGATTCATAATTTAACCAGTAGAATTTCCGAAAAGAAACCAAAAAAGAAAACTGCAACGAAAAACACCAACAAATCTCCGGCAGGAACTTTTACAACGACTTTTCAAATGTTCAAAGCAGGAAACAACATCGAAGAAATCGCTAAAATCAGAAATTTGACTATACCAACCATTCAAAATCATTTGGTTAATTTCATAAAAGTTGGAACCATTAAGCCAATTGAATTGATGGACATTAGCAAACTGCAACCTATTATTGATATTGCAAAAAGACAGTCTATTCAATCTCTGAAAGCTATTAAGGAAGAAATCGGTGAGGATTTTTCTTATTTTGAAATTAATATTGCGGTCGCTTATCATCAATCTCAAAAATGA
- a CDS encoding mechanosensitive ion channel family protein: MKDLNLSNVQDNWENFITSAIAMAPRLITALVSAILIFIVGRWIIGLLKKLIRKAFIKKEVELSLQKFLLNVITWSLNILLFIIVVTQLGVQTSAFVAMIGAAGLAIGLALQGSLANFAGGILILMLKPFKVGDYIEVKSGESGTVHEIDIFHTRLITPQNQMVIIPNGDVSNNSITNYTHLGTRRTWFNIGVSYNANLNEAKKILLGVIKDNQYAFESPAPQVVVTELGDSAINLSIRATTSLDNFWTMNEELIINCKRALDNAGIEIPFPQRDLHIYQNA; encoded by the coding sequence ATGAAAGATTTAAATTTAAGCAATGTACAAGATAACTGGGAGAATTTTATAACGTCTGCTATTGCTATGGCGCCAAGACTTATTACTGCTTTGGTATCTGCCATTCTTATATTTATCGTAGGAAGATGGATAATAGGATTACTAAAAAAACTAATTAGAAAAGCATTTATCAAGAAGGAAGTGGAGCTTTCTCTGCAAAAATTTTTGCTGAATGTGATTACATGGTCACTGAATATTTTGCTATTTATTATAGTCGTTACACAGCTTGGTGTACAGACTTCTGCCTTTGTAGCCATGATTGGGGCTGCAGGTTTGGCAATCGGTTTAGCTTTGCAGGGATCACTGGCGAATTTTGCGGGAGGAATTTTAATTTTAATGTTGAAACCCTTTAAAGTAGGTGATTATATTGAGGTGAAATCTGGAGAATCTGGGACGGTACACGAGATTGATATTTTTCACACGAGGCTTATTACTCCACAAAATCAAATGGTGATAATCCCGAATGGAGATGTTTCCAATAACAGCATTACAAATTATACCCATTTGGGCACACGCCGTACGTGGTTTAATATTGGAGTTTCTTATAATGCAAACCTTAATGAAGCAAAAAAAATACTTTTGGGTGTAATAAAAGATAATCAGTATGCATTCGAAAGTCCTGCACCTCAGGTTGTGGTAACGGAATTGGGTGATAGCGCCATCAATTTATCGATAAGAGCAACAACTTCTCTGGATAATTTTTGGACGATGAATGAAGAGCTAATCATTAATTGCAAAAGAGCCCTGGATAATGCAGGAATTGAAATCCCTTTTCCACAGAGAGATTTGCATATTTACCAAAATGCTTAA
- the ku gene encoding non-homologous end joining protein Ku yields MKAIWNGAIGFGLVNIPVKIYSATETSKLDLDMLDKSDFSNIKFKRVNEKTGKEVKWANIVKGYLMDDKYVVLDDEDYEAASPEKTKILSIEHFVKEVEVDSVYFETPYFLEPQKNGENAYRLLIKALQQTKMVGIGTFVLRDSEAIGMIRPYNDEVLVLNRLRFDQEIRDYKDLKIPAKKAPKPAELKMAKNLIEQLSEPFDPTFYKNTYSEELLKIIKKKAKGKSVKLKQSEPAKQGKVIDLMAQLKASLQSPKSKNAS; encoded by the coding sequence ATGAAAGCAATTTGGAACGGTGCCATTGGTTTTGGCTTGGTCAATATTCCTGTAAAGATTTATTCTGCAACAGAAACCAGTAAACTGGATCTTGATATGCTGGATAAATCTGACTTTTCAAATATTAAGTTCAAAAGAGTCAACGAAAAAACAGGTAAGGAAGTAAAGTGGGCAAACATTGTAAAAGGTTATCTTATGGATGACAAATATGTTGTTCTTGACGATGAAGATTACGAAGCTGCAAGCCCGGAAAAAACGAAAATTCTTTCGATAGAACATTTTGTAAAAGAAGTAGAAGTTGACTCTGTCTATTTTGAAACTCCATATTTTCTCGAACCGCAGAAAAATGGGGAAAATGCTTACAGACTTTTAATTAAGGCTTTACAACAAACTAAAATGGTCGGTATAGGAACGTTTGTTCTTCGTGACAGTGAAGCGATAGGAATGATTCGGCCGTACAATGATGAGGTTTTAGTTTTAAACCGTCTCAGATTTGATCAGGAAATCAGAGATTACAAAGACTTAAAAATTCCAGCCAAGAAAGCGCCCAAACCAGCCGAACTGAAAATGGCTAAAAACCTGATCGAGCAGTTATCAGAACCCTTCGACCCTACATTTTATAAAAATACATACTCGGAAGAATTGCTTAAAATCATTAAGAAAAAAGCGAAAGGTAAATCTGTAAAGCTGAAACAATCTGAACCAGCAAAACAGGGAAAAGTGATTGATTTAATGGCACAGTTGAAAGCCAGTCTACAAAGTCCGAAATCCAAAAACGCTTCTTAG
- a CDS encoding DUF1573 domain-containing protein, with amino-acid sequence MKKTLSIIALSVIGFGLVSCKKENKEVQNPEVIGVDSTNAPVADSTVAPVTPTVAGTEAAAPVKSNQPTTTIALSESNFDFGNIKKGAKVNHVYEVTNTGTNPLIISEVKPGCGCTAPEFTKEPIMPGKKGKITLSFDSSNFDGSVQKYADVFANVENAPVKLTFNANIQP; translated from the coding sequence ATGAAAAAGACATTATCAATTATTGCTTTGTCTGTAATCGGTTTCGGATTGGTTTCTTGTAAAAAAGAAAATAAAGAAGTACAAAATCCAGAAGTTATTGGTGTAGATTCTACCAATGCTCCTGTTGCAGATTCTACAGTTGCACCGGTGACTCCTACAGTAGCGGGAACTGAAGCTGCAGCACCTGTAAAATCTAACCAGCCTACCACAACAATTGCATTATCTGAAAGCAATTTCGATTTTGGAAATATTAAAAAAGGTGCAAAAGTAAACCACGTTTATGAGGTTACCAATACAGGAACAAACCCATTAATTATCTCTGAAGTAAAACCTGGATGCGGATGTACTGCTCCTGAATTTACAAAAGAACCAATTATGCCGGGTAAAAAAGGAAAAATCACGTTAAGCTTTGATTCTTCAAACTTTGACGGAAGCGTACAAAAATATGCTGATGTTTTTGCTAACGTAGAAAATGCTCCGGTAAAATTGACATTCAATGCCAATATTCAACCATAA
- the ligD gene encoding DNA ligase D, with protein MLAKSSDEAFDDENWIFEIKWDGYRAVADLSKKNPLFYSRNGISFLSKFQTIVEDFSQQKHKMILDGEIVAYDENGKPSFQLLQQIGDNPNLALTYQVFDLLWLNGHSTEELPLIQRKELLKDALIETDLIKFCDHVPEKGIDFFSHMKKMKLEGMIAKKSDSIYTENSRSTDWLKIKFTNTEEAIICGFTEPKGSRKAFGALILGKYINDKLIYSGHTGTGFNNELLNQLHERLKKLIVKTSPFETIPKTNMPVTWTKPELVCEIKYSEITKDGMFRHPVFVAIREDKDAKEISNSITKNTQKTTKSKSMKTKKNTENTEDEFKNDSEIKLNRHTIKLTNQNKIYFPQDEVSKGDIVEYYQSVAEYILPHLKNRPLSLNRFPNGIEKSGFYQKDAGDSFPDWIKTTKVYSESTDKYIDYAICNDKATLAYLNNLGCIDFNPWNSSLPDLEHPDYLVLDLDPSKKNSFDDVIETAQQVKEVLDLIKIKGYCKTSGSTGIHIYIPMGGSYDYDQVKDFAHILMKQVNDKLPKITTLERSLQKRDDKKIYLDYLQNRQGQTLASVYSIRPKEGASVSMPIEWNELKKGLKPTDFTIENALERIKEKGDLFKPVLGKGIDMMKALELLQDVE; from the coding sequence ATGCTCGCAAAATCTTCTGACGAGGCTTTTGATGATGAAAACTGGATTTTTGAAATCAAATGGGATGGCTATCGTGCTGTGGCTGATTTAAGTAAAAAAAATCCTTTATTTTACTCCCGAAACGGCATTTCGTTTTTATCAAAATTTCAAACAATCGTTGAAGATTTTTCTCAGCAAAAACACAAAATGATTTTGGATGGTGAAATTGTAGCTTACGATGAAAATGGAAAACCAAGTTTTCAACTATTACAACAAATCGGCGACAATCCGAATCTCGCTTTAACGTATCAGGTTTTTGATTTACTCTGGCTAAACGGGCATTCTACAGAAGAATTGCCTTTAATTCAAAGAAAAGAGCTTTTAAAAGATGCATTAATTGAAACCGACCTGATTAAATTTTGCGATCACGTTCCTGAAAAAGGAATTGATTTTTTCAGTCACATGAAAAAAATGAAACTGGAAGGGATGATTGCTAAAAAATCTGATAGTATTTATACTGAAAACAGCCGAAGTACCGATTGGCTCAAAATAAAATTCACCAATACCGAAGAAGCGATAATTTGTGGTTTCACAGAACCAAAAGGATCCAGAAAAGCCTTTGGAGCTTTAATTCTTGGTAAATATATCAATGATAAACTCATCTATTCGGGACACACCGGAACCGGATTTAATAATGAATTATTGAATCAGCTTCATGAGAGACTAAAAAAATTAATTGTAAAAACTTCGCCGTTTGAAACCATTCCCAAAACCAATATGCCGGTTACATGGACGAAGCCCGAATTGGTTTGTGAAATAAAATATTCTGAAATTACAAAAGACGGAATGTTCCGCCACCCTGTATTTGTAGCGATTCGGGAGGATAAAGACGCAAAAGAAATCAGCAATTCAATCACAAAAAACACTCAAAAAACCACCAAATCTAAAAGTATGAAAACTAAAAAAAATACAGAAAATACAGAAGATGAGTTTAAAAATGATAGCGAAATTAAACTGAATCGACATACAATAAAACTCACGAATCAGAATAAGATATATTTCCCGCAAGATGAGGTCAGCAAAGGGGATATTGTGGAATATTATCAGTCGGTAGCTGAATACATTTTACCACATCTGAAAAATCGACCGCTTTCTTTAAACCGTTTTCCTAATGGAATTGAAAAATCAGGATTTTATCAAAAAGATGCTGGTGACTCTTTCCCTGACTGGATCAAAACAACAAAAGTTTATTCTGAATCTACAGATAAATACATTGATTACGCCATCTGTAACGATAAAGCGACATTAGCCTATCTGAATAATCTGGGTTGCATTGATTTTAATCCGTGGAATTCTTCGCTTCCTGATTTGGAACATCCTGATTATCTGGTTTTAGATCTTGATCCCTCGAAGAAAAATAGTTTCGATGATGTGATTGAAACTGCTCAACAAGTAAAAGAAGTTTTAGATTTAATAAAAATAAAAGGTTATTGTAAAACTTCCGGCAGTACGGGAATTCATATTTATATTCCAATGGGTGGCAGTTACGATTATGATCAGGTAAAAGATTTCGCCCATATTCTGATGAAGCAGGTGAATGACAAACTTCCTAAAATCACGACTTTAGAACGCAGTCTTCAAAAAAGAGACGACAAAAAGATCTATCTCGATTATCTTCAAAACCGACAAGGGCAAACTCTGGCAAGCGTTTACAGCATCAGACCGAAAGAAGGAGCATCCGTTTCGATGCCGATTGAATGGAACGAGCTGAAAAAAGGATTAAAGCCTACTGATTTTACTATTGAAAATGCCTTGGAGCGAATTAAGGAAAAAGGTGATTTATTTAAGCCTGTTTTAGGAAAGGGAATTGATATGATGAAGGCGCTTGAATTGTTGCAGGATGTGGAGTAA
- a CDS encoding DNA polymerase ligase N-terminal domain-containing protein — translation MALKDYNDKRKFDETTEPKGKTKKSDDKLIFVIQRHAASRLHYDFRLEMEGVLKSWAVPKGPSLNPDDKRLAMMVEDHPYDYKDFEGNIPEGNYGAGQVEVWDSGTYEPLDQASKLSDEKELLKELKSGSLKFILHGKKLKGEFALVKMKNTDNNAWLLIKHKDKFAKDEYDAEENVSPKSLVSKFLEEKKSPKSSKKKS, via the coding sequence ATGGCACTTAAAGATTATAATGATAAAAGAAAGTTCGATGAAACTACCGAACCGAAAGGAAAAACAAAAAAAAGTGACGACAAGCTGATTTTTGTTATCCAGAGACATGCTGCCTCAAGGTTGCATTATGATTTCAGACTGGAAATGGAAGGCGTTCTTAAAAGTTGGGCTGTTCCGAAAGGACCTTCATTAAATCCTGATGATAAACGTCTGGCGATGATGGTAGAAGATCATCCATACGATTATAAAGATTTTGAAGGAAATATACCGGAAGGAAATTATGGAGCAGGACAAGTTGAAGTCTGGGACAGCGGAACTTATGAACCTTTAGACCAAGCCAGCAAGCTTTCTGATGAAAAAGAATTGTTGAAAGAACTAAAATCTGGCTCACTAAAATTTATCCTTCACGGCAAAAAACTGAAAGGTGAATTTGCATTAGTGAAAATGAAAAATACTGATAATAACGCATGGCTGCTAATAAAACATAAAGATAAATTTGCCAAGGATGAATACGATGCCGAAGAAAATGTTTCACCAAAATCATTAGTCTCAAAATTTTTAGAGGAAAAAAAAAGCCCAAAAAGCAGCAAAAAGAAGTCATAA
- a CDS encoding ABC transporter ATP-binding protein, whose protein sequence is MKALKTLNPYFWKHKILLFWGFLFIIASNFFNIYKVQFVGKSVDELTKQGNLGFNKQVLIYVAIIVGCSLLTGFFTFMMRQTIIVASRRIEYELKNKIYRHYQDLSLTDYKQTTIGDLMNRLSEDIVAVRMYLGPGVMYVINLVVLLLITSFYMLTTDVSMTVWTLLPLPILSYIIFKVSSIINKKSKVMQKSQSAISTFVQDSFSGIRVVKYFAKEKYIQKNYGIKVSDYQDKALDLAKTEAYFFTIILFVIGLLNVAVILIGGQKYIAGELTVGKIADFFMYINILIWPFSMVGWVTSINQRAEASMQRINEFLEKQSDIYNKNFENYPIKGDIEFRNVSYVYPNTGIKALDNLSFTIEAGKSLAIMGKTGSGKSTIALLLCRLIDPTEGEILIDGRNLKDHNLENYRNFIGYIPQESYLFSDSIEHNIGFSIDNPTHEKVVEYSKIADVHKNIVEFKEQYKTMVGERGVMLSGGQKQRICIARALIKDPKVIIFDDSLSALDTETEQNILENIDTKINNATSIIITHRESSAQRADKILNLSEITNSATA, encoded by the coding sequence ATGAAAGCACTGAAAACTCTGAACCCATACTTCTGGAAGCACAAAATATTATTATTTTGGGGGTTCCTATTTATAATTGCCAGTAATTTTTTTAATATCTATAAAGTACAGTTTGTCGGGAAATCAGTTGACGAATTGACGAAACAAGGAAATCTCGGCTTTAATAAGCAGGTTTTAATATATGTTGCCATTATTGTCGGCTGCTCACTTCTTACCGGTTTTTTTACTTTTATGATGCGACAGACCATCATTGTTGCCTCCAGAAGAATTGAGTACGAACTGAAAAATAAAATTTACAGACATTATCAGGATTTATCGCTTACAGATTATAAGCAGACAACGATTGGGGATTTAATGAACAGATTAAGCGAAGATATTGTTGCTGTAAGAATGTATTTGGGACCTGGCGTAATGTACGTGATCAATTTGGTTGTATTATTATTGATTACCAGCTTTTATATGCTCACAACCGATGTTTCAATGACAGTTTGGACGTTGTTACCACTTCCCATTTTGTCTTACATCATATTTAAAGTAAGCTCAATCATCAATAAAAAATCAAAAGTAATGCAGAAAAGTCAGTCTGCCATTTCCACTTTTGTACAAGATAGTTTTTCAGGAATAAGAGTGGTAAAATACTTTGCAAAAGAAAAATATATTCAAAAGAATTATGGTATAAAAGTAAGCGATTATCAAGACAAAGCTTTAGATCTTGCAAAAACAGAAGCCTATTTTTTTACTATTATTTTGTTTGTAATAGGATTGTTGAATGTTGCTGTAATTTTGATTGGCGGACAAAAATATATCGCTGGCGAGCTTACGGTTGGTAAAATTGCAGATTTCTTTATGTACATTAATATTTTGATCTGGCCGTTTTCAATGGTGGGTTGGGTGACGTCGATCAATCAAAGAGCAGAAGCTTCTATGCAGAGAATTAATGAGTTTTTGGAGAAGCAGTCTGATATTTACAACAAAAACTTTGAAAACTATCCTATTAAAGGTGATATTGAGTTCAGAAATGTATCTTATGTCTACCCAAATACAGGCATCAAAGCATTAGATAATTTAAGTTTTACAATTGAAGCCGGAAAATCTTTAGCCATTATGGGGAAAACCGGTAGTGGAAAATCAACCATCGCCTTACTTCTCTGCCGCCTTATTGATCCTACTGAAGGTGAAATTCTGATTGACGGGAGAAATTTAAAAGATCATAATCTTGAAAATTACAGAAACTTTATCGGATATATTCCACAGGAGAGTTATCTATTTTCAGATTCTATTGAGCATAATATCGGGTTTTCTATCGATAATCCTACTCACGAGAAAGTGGTTGAATATTCTAAAATTGCAGACGTACACAAAAACATTGTTGAGTTTAAGGAACAGTACAAAACCATGGTAGGAGAACGTGGCGTGATGCTTTCGGGAGGTCAGAAGCAGAGAATTTGCATTGCAAGAGCACTGATAAAAGACCCTAAAGTCATTATTTTTGATGATTCACTATCGGCTTTGGATACAGAAACCGAGCAAAATATTCTTGAAAATATTGATACTAAAATCAATAATGCGACTTCTATAATCATCACACATAGAGAGTCTAGCGCACAAAGAGCCGACAAAATTCTTAATCTTAGCGAAATTACCAATTCTGCAACCGCATAG